A window of the Dyadobacter pollutisoli genome harbors these coding sequences:
- a CDS encoding MarR family winged helix-turn-helix transcriptional regulator, with amino-acid sequence MNTTMNKFTNLKEDLKNSLQFKLGVVTKMVFKKVNAQLVQEGIPVLAEQLPILMVVYFQEKAMTQQDIANLLQKDKAGIQRSVQTLHKDGFLKIESDIEDKRKNMVSLTSSGKFVCERIQALVIAFNNQVMEHFSEEERKQFLGFLDRVVSVIEK; translated from the coding sequence ATGAACACGACAATGAATAAATTTACCAATCTGAAAGAAGATCTGAAGAACTCACTTCAGTTTAAGCTGGGAGTTGTTACGAAGATGGTTTTTAAAAAAGTGAATGCGCAGTTGGTTCAGGAAGGTATTCCGGTACTGGCCGAGCAACTGCCAATCCTGATGGTTGTATATTTCCAGGAAAAGGCCATGACCCAGCAGGACATCGCAAACCTACTTCAAAAGGATAAAGCCGGTATACAGAGGTCAGTGCAAACATTGCATAAGGACGGATTTTTGAAAATTGAAAGCGATATTGAGGATAAAAGAAAGAATATGGTGTCGCTCACATCCAGCGGTAAGTTTGTATGCGAAAGGATACAGGCCCTGGTAATCGCATTCAACAATCAAGTAATGGAGCATTTCTCGGAAGAAGAGCGCAAGCAGTTTCTGGGCTTTCTGGACAGAGTTGTGTCGGTCATTGAAAAATAA
- a CDS encoding TIGR01777 family oxidoreductase → MGKKVLITGGTGLIGKRLTEILLKKGYNIAYLSRKKKSIPSVQVFEWDVSKGYIEEGALDNVHFLIHLAGAGVADKRWTEERKKVIISSRTDSIQLISEKLKEKGIFPAAFVSASGSSYYGEDTGDVRHTEASPPGNDFLSKVTVLWEKAADSVGALGVRTVKLRTGIVLSKDGGALERMAQPARFGFGAPLGSGKQWMSWIHLDDLCNMYIAGLENDNWHGAYNATTGVATNEELTKAICRALDKPQWLPNVPAFALRIAFGEMANIVLGSSYLINKRVSEETDFIYKFPDLEAALKEIF, encoded by the coding sequence ATGGGCAAAAAAGTATTGATTACCGGAGGAACAGGACTGATCGGAAAGCGACTCACTGAGATTTTATTAAAGAAAGGCTACAATATTGCTTACCTCAGCCGTAAAAAGAAATCCATTCCATCTGTTCAGGTATTTGAATGGGATGTGAGCAAAGGCTACATAGAGGAAGGCGCATTGGACAATGTACACTTCCTAATTCATTTGGCAGGCGCAGGGGTAGCCGATAAACGCTGGACCGAGGAGCGTAAAAAGGTTATCATTTCCAGCCGTACCGATTCCATTCAATTAATTTCGGAGAAATTAAAAGAGAAAGGAATATTCCCCGCCGCCTTCGTATCAGCATCCGGCAGCAGCTATTATGGTGAAGATACCGGGGATGTACGCCATACCGAAGCCTCACCACCGGGTAACGATTTTTTATCCAAAGTGACAGTTTTGTGGGAAAAAGCGGCAGACTCAGTTGGCGCACTGGGTGTCAGGACTGTAAAGCTACGAACGGGAATCGTGCTCAGCAAAGATGGCGGTGCGCTCGAAAGAATGGCACAACCTGCACGTTTCGGGTTTGGCGCACCGCTAGGCTCGGGCAAACAATGGATGTCATGGATTCACCTGGACGACCTGTGTAACATGTACATTGCAGGACTAGAAAACGACAATTGGCACGGCGCATACAATGCAACGACAGGCGTCGCAACGAACGAAGAACTCACCAAGGCAATTTGCCGTGCACTGGACAAACCACAATGGCTACCCAATGTTCCCGCTTTTGCACTACGGATCGCTTTTGGAGAAATGGCCAATATTGTACTGGGTAGCAGCTATTTGATCAATAAACGGGTCAGTGAAGAAACGGATTTCATATACAAATTCCCTGACCTGGAAGCTGCTTTGAAGGAAATATTCTAG
- a CDS encoding lysophospholipid acyltransferase family protein → MNLKKRTYSLLPSWLVGLDFFGIFEKDPFGNSLLLKRFFIFVFGWFTYYRYTAVNKINITGSDQLLELPDNGVLFLSNHQTYFADVIAFYHIFCAIKWGYKDTISPPFYLFSPRARCYYVAAAETMKGGILPRLFSIGGAITIERSWRANGENVARQLDNSAQDRIGMGLSHGWVVSFPQGTTKPYAPVRKGTAHLIKDHQPIVIPVVINGFRRAFDKKGLRFKKRNTKITVHFKPAMHFLPDESIDSMIERVTRAIEQEAPNDGSVPITQQ, encoded by the coding sequence ATGAATTTGAAGAAGCGTACATACAGTTTGTTACCGTCCTGGCTGGTCGGCCTCGACTTTTTTGGCATTTTTGAAAAGGATCCATTTGGCAACTCCCTGCTCCTCAAACGTTTCTTCATATTTGTATTTGGTTGGTTTACTTACTACCGATATACTGCCGTCAACAAGATCAACATTACGGGAAGCGATCAGCTGCTGGAGCTGCCGGATAACGGAGTGCTTTTTCTCTCCAACCATCAGACTTACTTTGCGGATGTAATCGCATTTTACCATATTTTCTGTGCTATCAAATGGGGCTATAAAGACACCATTTCTCCCCCATTCTACCTTTTTTCTCCGCGAGCGCGATGCTACTACGTGGCGGCAGCGGAAACCATGAAGGGCGGAATATTGCCCAGGTTGTTCAGCATTGGGGGCGCTATCACCATCGAACGTTCGTGGAGGGCTAACGGTGAGAATGTCGCCCGGCAGCTCGACAATTCTGCGCAGGACCGGATAGGAATGGGCCTTAGTCACGGCTGGGTAGTGAGCTTCCCACAAGGTACTACCAAACCCTACGCGCCGGTAAGAAAAGGCACCGCTCATTTAATCAAAGATCATCAGCCTATTGTCATTCCCGTGGTGATTAACGGTTTCCGAAGAGCATTTGACAAAAAAGGGTTGCGTTTTAAGAAGCGTAACACTAAGATAACCGTTCATTTCAAACCTGCTATGCATTTCCTGCCCGACGAATCGATCGACAGCATGATCGAGCGAGTTACCAGGGCCATTGAGCAGGAAGCGCCCAACGATGGGTCTGTTCCAATTACTCAGCAATAG
- a CDS encoding M48 family metalloprotease, with translation MKMKFQFHILAGLLAVGMLSGCSKNPVTGKKEIIFMSKEKEIALGAESHPSIVATMGIYDDKNLQAFINEKGKAMANISHRPDLPYQFFIVDSPVVNAFAVPGGYVYFTRGIMAHFNNEAEFAGVLGHEIGHITARHSARQQTSQIFGQVGLLAGMVLSETVRGLADQTQQALGLLLLSYSREHETESDKIGVEYSSKIGYDAHQMADFFGTLKKISEKSGQTIPTFQSTHPDPGDRQNKVEKLATQYQTEHPAKYNVNRDVYMRKIDGIIYGTDPKQGFVENGVFYHPELKFQLPVPSGWQYENSPAQFQMAAKDGKSMMLFTLAPGKSLDEAAQTVIKNYSLQVSENNKTTINGNPAIAMISTQVAQSQTGQQAAATANSIQVATWLIQYGGNIYAIHGVAQAANFGGNVGQFKSVAQGFKSVNDPNIINRQPERIRIKSVQRDGSLKDALKDNNQPDSKLDELAIINGMALSDKVTKGMLIKTLGK, from the coding sequence ATGAAAATGAAATTTCAATTTCACATTCTGGCGGGCTTATTAGCCGTGGGAATGTTGTCGGGATGTTCCAAAAATCCAGTAACTGGCAAGAAGGAAATTATCTTTATGTCCAAGGAAAAAGAGATTGCCCTGGGTGCCGAATCACATCCCTCTATTGTGGCTACAATGGGGATTTATGATGATAAAAACCTCCAAGCCTTCATTAATGAGAAGGGAAAAGCGATGGCAAATATTTCGCACAGGCCGGATCTGCCTTATCAATTCTTCATTGTAGATTCTCCGGTTGTGAATGCTTTTGCTGTGCCCGGCGGTTACGTATACTTCACCAGGGGTATTATGGCGCACTTCAATAATGAGGCGGAATTCGCGGGTGTGTTGGGCCATGAAATCGGCCACATTACGGCGCGGCATTCAGCACGGCAGCAAACTTCGCAGATCTTTGGACAGGTAGGCTTATTAGCCGGAATGGTGCTTTCCGAAACTGTGAGAGGTCTTGCCGATCAGACGCAGCAGGCTTTGGGGTTATTATTATTGAGTTATAGCCGGGAGCACGAAACAGAATCCGATAAAATCGGTGTGGAGTATTCCAGTAAAATAGGCTACGATGCACACCAAATGGCGGATTTCTTTGGAACACTAAAAAAGATAAGTGAAAAAAGCGGGCAAACCATTCCTACGTTCCAATCCACGCACCCGGACCCGGGCGACAGGCAAAATAAAGTGGAGAAACTAGCCACGCAATACCAGACTGAGCATCCCGCCAAATACAATGTGAACCGGGATGTGTACATGCGCAAAATTGATGGTATTATATATGGTACCGACCCCAAACAAGGATTTGTTGAAAACGGAGTGTTTTACCACCCTGAATTGAAATTCCAGTTGCCGGTTCCAAGCGGCTGGCAATATGAAAACTCGCCTGCACAATTCCAGATGGCTGCGAAGGATGGTAAATCAATGATGCTTTTCACGCTGGCACCGGGCAAAAGCCTTGATGAAGCTGCACAGACGGTCATTAAAAATTACAGCTTGCAGGTTTCTGAAAACAACAAGACTACTATCAACGGGAATCCGGCGATTGCGATGATATCGACGCAGGTTGCGCAGTCACAGACTGGCCAGCAAGCAGCAGCGACTGCAAATTCAATACAAGTAGCAACATGGCTGATCCAGTACGGAGGTAATATTTATGCGATTCATGGGGTAGCTCAGGCGGCTAATTTTGGAGGAAATGTAGGTCAGTTCAAATCGGTGGCGCAAGGCTTCAAGTCAGTAAACGATCCCAATATTATCAATCGTCAGCCGGAGCGTATCCGCATCAAATCGGTACAGCGCGATGGTTCATTAAAAGACGCATTGAAAGACAATAACCAGCCGGATAGCAAACTGGACGAACTGGCGATAATCAATGGAATGGCACTTTCGGACAAAGTGACGAAAGGCATGCTGATCAAGACACTAGGAAAATAG
- a CDS encoding M61 family metallopeptidase, with product MHYNVSVSDPQSHLLLITYTIPEINDDYIEIQLPSWRPGRYEIQNFAKNIQFIEAISADQQKLSIHKVTKDRWRVGTAGEKEVQIRYAYYAISQNAGTSYVDEELWYLNFINFCMYTEGRISEPYTIHLELPEGYQIACGLPSTGNVLSAKDFYQLVDSPLLASQSLQKCEYVVRGVQFKIWMHGNLRPNWRRIERDFRRFSREQIATMGEFPETDYHFLNLILPTAFYHGVEHHNSTMIVLGPDDEGEGLYADLLGVSSHELFHAWNIIRIRPKEMLPYDFTKENYFRTCFVAEGCTTYYGDVFLKRAGVFTDETYIKELQVYMKRHFENSAHATQSLADSSFDLWLDGYEKGIPNRKVSVYHKGALVALILDLFLRKKSNHAQSLDDVMRLLWVRFGKPFVGYTLEDYISSVEEVAGETLEWYWNDCIFTSEPLEFRLNEALAFVGLQMSTFSNGNIQLNVLDDFKAKLQRDKWLATVQVLSLEEEEE from the coding sequence ATGCATTATAACGTTTCGGTATCAGATCCTCAGTCTCACCTATTGTTGATTACCTATACAATTCCTGAAATCAATGATGACTATATCGAAATTCAATTACCTTCATGGAGGCCGGGGCGGTATGAAATTCAAAATTTCGCCAAAAATATTCAATTTATCGAAGCGATCTCCGCCGACCAGCAGAAACTATCTATTCATAAAGTAACGAAAGACCGCTGGCGGGTTGGAACGGCCGGCGAAAAAGAGGTACAAATTCGCTATGCTTATTACGCGATCAGCCAGAACGCAGGAACCAGTTATGTGGACGAAGAGCTCTGGTACCTGAATTTTATCAACTTCTGCATGTACACCGAGGGACGGATTTCCGAACCTTATACTATTCATCTGGAACTGCCGGAAGGTTATCAGATCGCCTGCGGGTTACCTTCCACGGGTAATGTATTGTCAGCAAAAGACTTTTATCAGCTTGTCGACAGTCCTTTGCTGGCTTCCCAATCCCTGCAAAAGTGTGAGTATGTAGTCCGTGGTGTGCAATTTAAGATATGGATGCACGGAAATCTTCGTCCCAACTGGCGGCGCATTGAAAGGGATTTCCGGCGCTTCTCCCGCGAGCAGATCGCGACAATGGGGGAGTTTCCTGAAACAGACTATCATTTCCTGAACCTGATCCTTCCTACGGCATTCTATCACGGCGTAGAGCATCATAATTCTACGATGATCGTGCTCGGACCGGACGATGAGGGGGAAGGATTATATGCGGATTTGCTGGGCGTGAGCTCGCATGAATTGTTCCATGCATGGAATATCATCAGGATCCGGCCGAAGGAAATGCTTCCTTATGATTTTACGAAAGAGAATTACTTCCGTACCTGTTTTGTCGCGGAAGGCTGCACAACCTATTATGGGGATGTTTTTCTGAAACGCGCAGGGGTTTTCACCGACGAAACTTACATTAAGGAATTGCAGGTTTACATGAAGCGGCATTTTGAAAACAGTGCACATGCCACGCAGTCTCTGGCTGACTCTTCATTCGACCTCTGGCTCGATGGTTATGAAAAAGGTATTCCTAATCGTAAGGTTTCAGTGTATCACAAAGGTGCGTTGGTAGCGCTGATCCTTGATTTATTTTTAAGAAAAAAATCAAATCACGCGCAGTCCCTGGACGATGTGATGCGGTTGCTATGGGTACGTTTTGGAAAGCCTTTTGTCGGCTATACCTTGGAAGATTACATCAGTTCGGTGGAGGAAGTAGCCGGTGAAACGCTCGAATGGTACTGGAATGACTGTATTTTCACCAGTGAACCACTGGAATTCAGGTTGAATGAAGCACTGGCATTTGTTGGCTTGCAAATGTCCACATTCAGTAATGGCAACATTCAATTGAATGTACTGGACGACTTTAAAGCGAAATTGCAGCGAGATAAATGGTTGGCGACGGTGCAGGTTTTGTCACTGGAAGAGGAAGAGGAATAG
- a CDS encoding acetyltransferase: MENPVLIFGAGDLGVQALDIFRRNNVLVYGLLDDHKDLHGKEFGDVSVLGDTDDTGFLSIIGSKCEAFVAIGERSVRERLVEALTNDYKTMPVNAIHDSSIISDMAAIGHGNLISARVVIGAKSKIGHHCLVQTAAVVDTSVEVGDFVTIGAGAIINDRVKLNNGVFIGSGAIIVAGIEIGKNARVGAGSVVVENVPAGATYFGNPARKI; encoded by the coding sequence ATGGAAAACCCCGTTTTAATTTTTGGCGCAGGAGATCTGGGCGTTCAGGCCCTTGATATTTTCAGACGAAACAATGTGCTGGTTTACGGCCTGCTTGACGATCATAAAGACCTCCATGGAAAAGAATTTGGAGATGTAAGTGTATTGGGAGATACCGATGACACTGGCTTTCTCAGCATAATTGGCTCAAAATGTGAGGCATTTGTCGCTATCGGCGAACGATCGGTACGTGAAAGACTCGTGGAGGCACTGACTAATGACTATAAAACAATGCCTGTCAATGCAATTCACGACAGCTCTATCATTTCGGATATGGCGGCGATCGGGCATGGCAACCTCATTAGCGCCCGGGTTGTCATCGGCGCAAAATCCAAAATTGGCCATCATTGCCTGGTACAAACTGCCGCAGTTGTCGATACTTCCGTAGAGGTTGGTGATTTTGTCACGATCGGTGCTGGCGCTATTATTAATGATCGTGTCAAACTGAATAATGGCGTTTTTATTGGTTCAGGGGCGATTATCGTGGCGGGGATCGAGATCGGCAAAAATGCGCGCGTAGGTGCCGGATCAGTCGTTGTTGAGAATGTGCCAGCCGGAGCTACCTATTTTGGCAATCCTGCGAGAAAGATCTGA